The following proteins are encoded in a genomic region of Musa acuminata AAA Group cultivar baxijiao chromosome BXJ2-11, Cavendish_Baxijiao_AAA, whole genome shotgun sequence:
- the LOC103970059 gene encoding patatin-like protein 6 yields MAAEVEEQMLVPMHQRRNRSGEEAATVAEDPSIDTDKLSYEIFSILESKFLFGYDDPELWSTRVPPLAATAPAEASSFKNQRGKVCVLCIDGGGGCGMRGILPGKALAYLEQAIRTKSGDPVARISDYFDVAAGTGIGGVFAAMLFATRDGARPLFRGEDTWRFLAERGKRLFRKAPPSSSSSPGLFVRCLFPGGGASTTTAAMEKAMKEAFGESLTLKDTVKPVLIPCYDLRNSAPLVFSRADALESESFDFRLWEVCRATWAELGRFEPAEITSVDGATACVGVDGGLAMSNPAAAAITHVLHNKQEFPFVRGVEDLMMLSLGCGEAGGGATPVVAETEYRKLRRWGPREWAQPIARIAANGAADLVDHAVALAFGQCRNSNYLRVQADVSSMRRCSVEEVDHDASPGNVKLLLEAAEAMLRQKNVESVLFGGKMTREQSNMEKLDWFAGELVLEHERRSCRIAPTVAFKQPIPKSTSKS; encoded by the exons ATGGCGGCGGAGGTGGAGGAGCAGATGCTGGTGCCGATGCACCAGAGGAGGAACAGGTCCGGGGAGGAGGCAGCCACAGTGGCGGAGGATCCGAGCATCGACACCGATAAGCTAAGCTACGAGATCTTCTCGATTCTGGAAAGTAAGTTCCTTTTTGGCTACGACGACCCCGAGCTCTGGTCCACAAGGGTTCCTCCTCTAGCCGCCACAGCGCCGGCCGAGGCGTCCTCCTTCAAGAACCAGAGGGGCAAGGTGTGCGTGCTCTGCATCGACGGCGGCGGTGGCTGCGGGATGCGCGGCATCCTCCCCGGGAAGGCCCTTGCCTACCTCGAGCAGGCCATCAGGACCAAGTCCGGGGACCCCGTCGCACGAATATCGGACTACTTCGACGTTGCCGCCGGCACTGGCATCGGGGGCGTCTTCGCCGCCATGCTGTTCGCCACCCGCGACGGTGCCCGCCCCCTCTTCCGTGGCGAGGACACCTGGCGCTTCCTCGCCGAACGCGGCAAGCGCCTGTTCAGAAAGGCGccgccttcctcttcctcctcccccggCTTGTTCGTCCGCTGCCTCTTCCCGGGCGGCGGAGCGTCGACGACGACGGCGGCAATGGAGAAGGCGATGAAGGAAGCTTTTGGCGAGAGCCTGACTCTAAAGGACACGGTGAAACCGGTGCTGATCCCGTGCTACGACCTGAGGAACTCCGCGCCGCTCGTGTTCTCGCGCGCCGACGCCCTGGAGAGCGAGAGCTTCGACTTCCGGCTGTGGGAGGTCTGCCGGGCGACGTGGGCTGAGCTGGGGCGGTTCGAGCCGGCGGAGATCACTTCAGTGGACGGGGCCACCGCCTGCGTCGGTGTGGACGGCGGGCTTGCGATGAGCAACCCTGCGGCAGCGGCCATCACGCACGTCCTCCACAACAAACAGGAGTTCCCCTTCGTCCGGGGAGTGGAGGACCTCATGATGCTCTCGCTCGGCTGTGGAGAAGCAGGCGGCGGCGCCACCCCAGTCGTGGCGGAGACCGAATACCGCAAGCTCCGGCGTTGGGGCCCCAGGGAGTGGGCCCAGCCCATCGCGCGGATCGCCGCCAACGGCGCCGCCGACCTCGTGGACCACGCCGTCGCGCTTGCCTTCGGCCAGTGCCGGAACTCCAACTACCTCCGCGTCCAG GCGGATGTCTCGAGCATGCGGCGATGCAGTGTGGAAGAGGTGGACCACGACGCAAGCCCGGGCAACGTGAAGCTGCTGTTGGAGGCAGCGGAAGCGATGCTGAGGCAGAAGAACGTGGAGTCGGTGCTATTTGGTGGGAAGATGACGAGGGAGCAGAGCAACATGGAGAAGCTGGATTGGTTTGCAGGGGAGCTCGTGCTGGAGCACGAGAGGAGGAGTTGCCGAATAGCTCCCACCGTCGCCTTCAAGCAACCCATCCCAAAGTCCACAAGCAAGTCGTAG
- the LOC135627663 gene encoding chorismate synthase, chloroplastic-like, giving the protein MAASSSLASSKSLLGGRRSDGVSGLGFRQPSDLRRLSSSAIQISIRRWASLPARRLEVRAGGDKFGKHFEVTTYGESHGGGVGCVISGCPPRIPLSEEDLQFELDRRRPGQSRITTPRKETDTCRILSGIHEGMTTGTSICVFVPNTDQRGHDYSEMSLAYRPSHADATYDFKYGLRAIQGGGRSSARETIGRVAAGAVAKKVLNMYMGTEILAYVSQVHKVVLPEGVVDNETVTLDQIESNIVRCPDPEYAQKMIEAIDAVRVKGDSVGGIVTCIARNVPRGLGCPVFDKLEADLGKAMLSLPATKGFEIGSGFAGTFMAGSEHNDEFYMDEHGNVRTRTNRSGGIQGGISNGETIYMRIAFKPTSTIGKKQKTVTRDRQETDLIARGRHDPCVVPRAVPMVEAMVALVLLDQLMSQTAQCGLFPVNPALQQQIAPDPNGTLLTPKLV; this is encoded by the exons AtggcggcttcttcttctttggcttcttcGAAATCTTTACTCGGGGGAAGGAGATCCGACGGGGTCTCCGGCCTCGGCTTCCGTCAGCCCTCCGATCTTCGTCGCCTGTCCTCCTCCGCCATCCAGATCTCCATCCGGCGCTGGGCTTCCCTTCCCGCCAGAAGGCTCG AGGTGCGGGCAGGTGGAGATAAGTTTGGAAAGCACTTCGAAGTTACAACCTACGGAGAATCTCATGGAGGAGGTGTCGGTTGTGTAATTAGTGGATGCCCACCCAGAATTCCTctttctgaagaagatttgcaattcGAACTCGACAGAAG GAGACCAGGACAGAGCAGGATAACTACACCAAGGAAGGAAACCGATACATGTCGAATTCTTTCAGGAATCCATGAAG GAATGACCACTGGAACTTCAATTTGCGTGTTTGTACCAAATACAGATCAAAGAGGACAT GACTATAGTGAAATGTCATTAGCATATAGGCCTTCTCATGCAGATGCAACATATGATTTCAAGTATGGTTTGAGAGCGATACAG GGAGGCGGCAGATCATCAGCCAGAGAAACTATTGGAAGAGTTGCTGCTGGAGCTGTTGCAAAAAAGGTTCTTAATATGTATATGGGAACTGAG ATTTTAGCATATGTTTCTCAAGTGCATAAAGTCGTGCTTCCTGAAGGAGTGGTTGATAATGAGACTGTGACCCTTGATCAG ATCGAGAGTAACATCGTTAGATGTCCAGATCCAGAATATGCTCAGAAAATGATTGAGGCCATTGATGCTGTGCGAGTTAAGGGGGACTCCGTTGGTGGCATTGTGACTTGCATTGCAAGAAATGTTCCACGT GGACTTGGGTGTCCGGTCTTTGATAAACTGGAAGCTGATTTGGGAAAAGCCATGTTGTCTCTGCCTGCAACCAAAGGATTTGAAATTGGCAGTGGATTTGCTG GAACTTTTATGGCTGGGAGTGAGCATAATGATGAGTTCTACATGGATGAGCATGGTAATGTGCGAACAAGAACAAATCGGTCAGGCGGGATACAG GGAGGGATATCCAATGGAGAAACCATATATATGAGAATAGCTTTTAAACCAACATCTACGATCGGG aaaaagcAGAAGACAGTAACAAGAGACCGACAAGAGACTGATCTTATAGCAAGAGGCCGCCACGATCCTTGTGTGGTCCCTCGAG CCGTTCCAATGGTGGAAGCCATGGTAGCTCTGGTGCTGTTGGATCAACTGATGTCACAAACAGCACAATGTGGATTGTTTCCTGTTAATCCAGCCCTCCAGCAGCAAATTGCTCCAGATCCAAACGGAACCTTGCTCACCCCAAAGCTGGTTTAA
- the LOC135581642 gene encoding uncharacterized protein LOC135581642 isoform X2 — MSDTFNEKVGSDTHEIVPVREEKRPKLSIDVPTRNMGLSSMNYLKANVPLTPGSDSNRINILPICSPASAKMHASPCSTSSKGKPFIKKLLSGLSFKFQPSASEVERYETQAPEAYSAEKGEKPSLLGSFSFSKLFSPRIRRTSSLPINSDLHGKSPHGSTMVHNSSLERKEVQHHISRSLSLPTDIKHIKSKSIKRMNSLGGVFRVIPSTPRVVDLSSPVADSITPIDSAIDGDGEDIPEEEAVCRICMTELSEGSNTLKLECSCKGELALVHQECAVKWFSIRGNRNCEVCGQDVENLSVRLLRVQSVQTATTLPGMSRQRTVYFYRFSHEMPVLTIISMLAYLCFLEQLLVADVGTAALAISVPFSCILGVLASLTASTMVMKRFVWIYATVQFMLVVFFAHLFYSYLHMQVIISIVLAMFAGFGVAMSGNTIAIESWRWRRRRRWHVASAGSLTPLEIVPSSSRQQV, encoded by the exons ATGTCTGATACCTTCAATGAAAAG GTTGGAAGCGACACTCATGAAATCGTACCTGTTCGAGAGGAAAAACGGCCAAAGCTTTCCATTGATGTACCCACAAGAAATATGGGGCTTTCCTCCATGAATTATCTAAAAGCAAATGTGCCTTTAACGCCGGGTTCCGATTCCAATAGGATAAATATTCTCCCAATATGTAGCCCTGCATCTGCAAAAATGCATGCATCTCCATGCTCGACATCATCTAAGGGTAAACCTTTCATAAAGAAACTTCTTTCAGGACTAAGCTTCAAGTTCCAGCCTTCAGCTTCAGAAGTAGAGAGATACGAGACTCAAGCTCCAGAGGCATATTCTGCGGAAAAAGGGGAAAAACCTTCCCTGTTGGGCTCGTTTTCCTTTTCAAAATTATTCAGCCCGAGAATTAGGAGGACATCATCGTTGCCAATCAACTCAGATTTACATGGCAAGAGTCCACATGGCAGTACAATGGTTCATAACAGCTCCTTGGAA AGAAAAGAGGTCCAGCATCATATATCTCGTTCGCTTTCACTCCCCACAGATATCAAACATATCAAATCTAAAAGTATCAAGAGGATGAACTCCCTAGGCGGTGTATTCCGAGTAATTCCTTCTACTCCACGTGTGGTGGACTTGAGTAGCCCAGTGGCAGATTCCATCACTCCCATAGACTCTG CTATTGATGGTGATGGTGAGGACATACCTGAGGAAGAGGCTGTCTGTCGAATCTGTATGACAGAGTTGTCAGAAGGCAGTAATACTCTCAAGCTAGAATGCAGCTGCAAAGGTGAACTTGCATTAGTCCATCAAGAATGTGCTGTCAAGTGGTTTAGCATTAGAGGGAATAGAAATTGTGAAGTTTGTGGGCAGGATGTTGAGAATCTATCTGTAAGACTGCTACGAGTGCAAAGTGTTCAGACGGCTACAACACTCCCAGGCATGTCCAGACAAAGAACAGTGTATTTTTACAG GTTCTCGCACGAGATGCCTGTTCTCACCATCATCAGCATGCTTGCGTATCTTTGCTTCCTCGAGCAGCTATTG GTAGCAGATGTCGGTACTGCTGCACTAGCTATTTCGGTGCCCTTCTCATGCATCTTGGGAGTATTGGCATCCCTCACCGCATCAACCATGG TGATGAAGAGATTTGTTTGGATCTACGCGACGGTTCAGTTTATGTTGGTGGTCTTCTTCGCCCATCTTTTCTACTCCTAT CTTCATATGCAAGTCATTATATCCATCGTCCTTGCTATGTTTGCTGGATTTGGTGTTGCGATGAGCGGAAATACGATCGCCATCGAGTcgtggagatggaggaggaggaggaggtggcacgTTGCGTCAGCTGGCAGTCTCACTCCTCTAGAGATTGTGCCATCGTCGAGCCGACAACAGGTATAA
- the LOC135627661 gene encoding DNA polymerase II subunit B3-1-like: protein MKKQRPERKPKEGEKKKNRKEKVAGDDKTKKKNLSRKKMEGAGEDRNQTNKKRKSKEGVTKKEEAQEKKRSRNGDIGFSSSIAADKESGGGGSASCSFPMSRVRRLMRLEGGNANVTISGISSDAVFLVNKASEMFLEKFVKDSFARGMRRQKKSVTYKDLSSTVHSKKRYEFLSDFVPEKVKAEDALKARALVVGT, encoded by the exons ATGAAGAAGCAGCGGCCAGAGCGGAAGCCTAAagagggggagaagaagaagaaccggAAGGAGAAGGTCGCGGGAGATGACAAGACGAAGAAAAAGAACTTGAGTCGGAAGAAGATGGAGGGCGCGGGCGAGGATAGGAATCAAACGAACAAGAAGAGGAAATCGAAGGAAGGAGTCACCAAAAAGGAGGAGGcgcaggagaagaagaggagcagAAACGGGGACATCggtttctcctcctccatcgCCGCTGACAAGGAGTCTGGAGGTGGTGGCAGCGCTTCCTGCAGCTTCCCGATGAGCCGCGTCCGGCGCCTCATGCGCCTCGAGGGCGGGAACGCTAATGTCACCATCAGCGGGATCTCCTCCGACGCCGTCTTCCTCGTCAACAAGGCATCC GAGATGTTTCTGGAGAAGTTTGTCAAGGATTCTTTTGCTAGAGGGATGAGGAGGCAGAAGAAATCCGTCACCTACAAAGATCTAT caTCGACCGTCCACTCTAAAAAGAGATACGAATTCTTGTCAG ATTTTGTCCCAGAGAAAGTAAAAGCCGAGGATGCATTGAAGGCGAGGGCACTCGTCGTCGGTACATGA
- the LOC135581642 gene encoding uncharacterized protein LOC135581642 isoform X1, whose amino-acid sequence MSDTFNEKVGSDTHEIVPVREEKRPKLSIDVPTRNMGLSSMNYLKANVPLTPGSDSNRINILPICSPASAKMHASPCSTSSKGKPFIKKLLSGLSFKFQPSASEVERYETQAPEAYSAEKGEKPSLLGSFSFSKLFSPRIRRTSSLPINSDLHGKSPHGSTMVHNSSLERKEVQHHISRSLSLPTDIKHIKSKSIKRMNSLGGVFRVIPSTPRVVDLSSPVADSITPIDSAIDGDGEDIPEEEAVCRICMTELSEGSNTLKLECSCKGELALVHQECAVKWFSIRGNRNCEVCGQDVENLSVRLLRVQSVQTATTLPGMSRQRTVYFYRFSHEMPVLTIISMLAYLCFLEQLLVADVGTAALAISVPFSCILGVLASLTASTMVMKRFVWIYATVQFMLVVFFAHLFYSYLHMQVIISIVLAMFAGFGVAMSGNTIAIESWRWRRRRRWHVASAGSLTPLEIVPSSSRQQDLPAGGRTIPGPPDVLPPLPVHRRPHPRQCRRRRYYPYRDLRLVPTPTLSSLTRLNHLRGFDSSSSDLVVRQGRRRQRSQKWKGASRQWSRRRKGRGQGRGRWSERDARGL is encoded by the exons ATGTCTGATACCTTCAATGAAAAG GTTGGAAGCGACACTCATGAAATCGTACCTGTTCGAGAGGAAAAACGGCCAAAGCTTTCCATTGATGTACCCACAAGAAATATGGGGCTTTCCTCCATGAATTATCTAAAAGCAAATGTGCCTTTAACGCCGGGTTCCGATTCCAATAGGATAAATATTCTCCCAATATGTAGCCCTGCATCTGCAAAAATGCATGCATCTCCATGCTCGACATCATCTAAGGGTAAACCTTTCATAAAGAAACTTCTTTCAGGACTAAGCTTCAAGTTCCAGCCTTCAGCTTCAGAAGTAGAGAGATACGAGACTCAAGCTCCAGAGGCATATTCTGCGGAAAAAGGGGAAAAACCTTCCCTGTTGGGCTCGTTTTCCTTTTCAAAATTATTCAGCCCGAGAATTAGGAGGACATCATCGTTGCCAATCAACTCAGATTTACATGGCAAGAGTCCACATGGCAGTACAATGGTTCATAACAGCTCCTTGGAA AGAAAAGAGGTCCAGCATCATATATCTCGTTCGCTTTCACTCCCCACAGATATCAAACATATCAAATCTAAAAGTATCAAGAGGATGAACTCCCTAGGCGGTGTATTCCGAGTAATTCCTTCTACTCCACGTGTGGTGGACTTGAGTAGCCCAGTGGCAGATTCCATCACTCCCATAGACTCTG CTATTGATGGTGATGGTGAGGACATACCTGAGGAAGAGGCTGTCTGTCGAATCTGTATGACAGAGTTGTCAGAAGGCAGTAATACTCTCAAGCTAGAATGCAGCTGCAAAGGTGAACTTGCATTAGTCCATCAAGAATGTGCTGTCAAGTGGTTTAGCATTAGAGGGAATAGAAATTGTGAAGTTTGTGGGCAGGATGTTGAGAATCTATCTGTAAGACTGCTACGAGTGCAAAGTGTTCAGACGGCTACAACACTCCCAGGCATGTCCAGACAAAGAACAGTGTATTTTTACAG GTTCTCGCACGAGATGCCTGTTCTCACCATCATCAGCATGCTTGCGTATCTTTGCTTCCTCGAGCAGCTATTG GTAGCAGATGTCGGTACTGCTGCACTAGCTATTTCGGTGCCCTTCTCATGCATCTTGGGAGTATTGGCATCCCTCACCGCATCAACCATGG TGATGAAGAGATTTGTTTGGATCTACGCGACGGTTCAGTTTATGTTGGTGGTCTTCTTCGCCCATCTTTTCTACTCCTAT CTTCATATGCAAGTCATTATATCCATCGTCCTTGCTATGTTTGCTGGATTTGGTGTTGCGATGAGCGGAAATACGATCGCCATCGAGTcgtggagatggaggaggaggaggaggtggcacgTTGCGTCAGCTGGCAGTCTCACTCCTCTAGAGATTGTGCCATCGTCGAGCCGACAACAG GATCTCCCTGCGGGTGGCCGAACCATACCTGGCCCGCCGGATGTTCTGCCGCCGCTTCCGGTACACCGCCGCCCCCATCCACGCcagtgccgccgccgccgctattACCCCTACCGCGATCTCCGTCTTGTTCCCACTCCCACCCTCTCCTCTCTCACCCGCCTCAACCATCTCCGCGGTTTCGATAGCTCCAGTTCGGATCTCGTCGTTCGGCAAGGCCGACGACGACAGCGGAGCCAGAAGTGGAAGGGGGCTTCCAGGCAATGGAGCCGGAGAAGGAAGGGAAGAGGCCAAGGGCGAGGGAGATGGAGCGAGAGAGATGCGCGCGGGCTCTAA
- the LOC135627662 gene encoding protein disulfide isomerase-like 1-4 — MTSRVLLLALAFSSLLLAHAVVASAPLGGAGLDLDEEDLSFLEEEEGVAVSHEDKDSGDRADDSYSDTDESEYDDQDQDEAFDDLGHGSHNAVPTIDETDVVVLTDGNFSDFLEKHRHVMVEFYAPWCGHCQALAPEYAAAATALRGDDVVLAKVDATEENELAQRFEVQGFPTVLFFVDGVHRDYPGQRSRDAIVTWIKKKIGPGVENITTVDEAEKILTSESKVVLGFLDSLVGDDSQELSAASKLEDGVNFYQTVNPDVAKLFHIDPSAKRPAVVLLKKEAEKISYFDGQFSKSAIVDFVFANKLPLVTPFTRESAPEIFENPIKKQLLLFAVSNDTRKVMPAFQEAAKFFKGKLIFVYVEMDNEDVGKPVSDYFGVTGDDPQVLAYTGNEDAKKFILEGEVTLDAVKKFAEGFLEDTLKPFYKSDPLPETNDGDVKIIVGNNFDEIVLDESKDVLLEIYAPWCGHCQALEPTYNKLAKHLRGIESLVIAKMDGTTNEHPRAKADGFPTLLFFPAGNKSFEPITVDADRTVKAFYNFIKKHASIPFKLQRPASVLKTEASDGSASAGEKSGGADVKDEL; from the exons ATGACGTCTCGagtcctcctcctcgccctcgcctTCTCGTCTCTCCTCCTCGCCCATGCCGTCGTCGCCTCCGCTCCCCTGGGAGGCGCCGGTCTGGACCTCGACGAGGAGGACCTCAGCTtcctcgaggaggaggagggagtcgCCGTCAGCCATGAAGACAAGGACTCCGGGGACCGCGCCGACGACTCGTACTCGGACACCGATGAGTCCGAGTACGACGACCAGGATCAGGACGAGGCCTTCGATGACCTCGGCCACGGATCGCACAACGCGGTGCCCACAATCGATGAGACGGACGTCGTGGTGCTCACTGACGGCAACTTCAGCGACTTCCTGGAGAAGCACCGCCACGTGATGGTCGAGTTCTACGCGCCGTGGTGCGGGCACTGCCAGGCCCTCGCGCCGGAGTACGCAGCCGCCGCCACGGCCCTCCGGGGGGACGACGTGGTGCTTGCCAAGGTGGACGCCACGGAGGAGAACGAGCTCGCTCAGCGCTTCGAGGTGCAGGGGTTCCCCACCGTGCTGTTCTTCGTCGACGGTGTCCACAGGGACTACCCCGGCCAGAGGAGTAG GGATGCAATTGTCACCTGGATCAAGAAGAAGATAGGACCTGGAGTTGAAAATATAACAACAGTTGATGAGGCAGAAAAGATCCTGACTTCTGAAAGCAAAGTGGTTTTGGGCTTTCTGGACTCTTTGGTG GGTGATGACAGTCAGGAGCTTTCTGCTGCTTCAAAACTTGAAGATGGTGTCAACTTCTACCAAACTGTCAATCCTGATGTTGCAAAGCTTTTTCACATTGATCCCAGTGCTAAACGTCCCGCTGTGGTGTTGTTGAAGAAGGAGGCAGAAAAGATATCCTACTTTG ATGGTCAATTCAGTAAGTCAGCAATTGTTGATTTTGTGTTTGCCAACAAGCTTCCCTTGGTCACTCCATTTACAAGGGAATCTGCCCCAGAAATATTTGAAAATCCCATTAAAAAACAG ctTTTGCTCTTTGCTGTCTCAAATGATACCAGAAAGGTCATGCCAGCATTCCAGGAGGCTGCAAAATTCTTTAAGGGAAAG CTTATATTTGTATATGTGGAGATGGACAATGAGGATGTTGGTAAACCAGTTTCAGATTACTTTGGAGTCACTGGAGATGATCCACAG GTTTTGGCATACACAGGAAATGAAGATGCTAAGAAGTTTATTCTTGAGGGTGAAGTCACACTTGATGCTGTTAAG AAATTTGCTGAGGGTTTTTTGGAAGACACGCTTAAGCCCTTCTACAAATCGGATCCGTTACCTGAGACA AATGATGGGGATGTGAAAATCATTGTTGGAAATAATTTTGATGAGATTGTTTTGGATGAATCAAAGGATGTTCTTCTTGAG ATATATGCACCATGGTGTGGGCATTGCCAAGCATTAGAGCCAACATacaacaagcttgccaaacatctTCGGGGCATTGAGTCTCTAGTGATAGCGAAAATGGATGGTACCACAAATGAGCACCCTCGGGCCAAG GCTGATGGTTTCCCTACACTTCTTTTCTTTCCAGCTGGAAACAAGAGTTTTGAACCG ATCACAGTGGATGCAGATAGAACAGTGAAGGCGTTCTACAATTTCATTAAGAAGCATGCATCGATCCCATTCAAGCTCCAGAGGCCGGCATCAGTCCTGAAAACTGAGGCCTCTGATGGATCTGCTTCTGCTGGTGAGAAAAGTGGCGGTGCGGATGTCAAAGATGAATTGTAA
- the LOC103970057 gene encoding probable E3 ubiquitin-protein ligase LUL2 — MGNTGSSTIDNGHRRNSRHHHHLHLPPFGASDAPPLPPQPQLQPQQPEIVPQYPNPYFPYGYYPSPSPARPVPLPAPFDHHQRREYPFHHPGWANGGRYPYGAPLPAPAPAPYVDHHKAVTIRNDVNIKKETLRVEPDEQNPGQFLVAFTFDATVAGSITVFFFAKEGSDCNLITVKEFLKPVTVPFKEGLGQKFRQPSGTGIDLFLVDEVELIKVGESNVYPLAVKAEASPSSNQDFDEHQQVQSSDSQITQAIFEKKNNAGYDVRVTKQILWVSGTRYELQEIYGIGNSVGGETDENDSGKECVICLSEPRETTVLPCRHMCMCRECAKVLRFQTNRCPMCRQLVEQLLEIKIHNRAEK; from the exons ATGGGGAACACGGGGAGCAGCACCATCGACAATGGCCATCGCCGGAATTCCCGCCACCATCACCACCTCCACCTGCCTCCTTTCGGGGCCTCCGATGCTCCTCCCCTGCCAccgcagccacagctgcagcctcAGCAGCCGGAGATCGTGCCACAGTACCCCAATCCCTACTTCCCGTACGGCTACTACCCCAGCCCGTCGCCTGCTAGGCCCGTGCCGCTCCCGGCGCCGTTCGACCACCACCAGCGCCGTGAGTACCCGTTTCACCACCCGGGGTGGGCCAACGGTGGGAGGTACCCCTACGGCGCTCCGCTTCCCGCGCCTGCCCCCGCCCCCTACGTCGATCACCATAAGGCTGTCACCATCCGCAACGATGTTAACATCAAGAAGGAGACTCTGAGGGTCGAGCCTGATGAGCAGAATCCCGGCCAGTTTCTTGTGGCTTTCACTTTCGATGCCACCGTTGCTGGAAG CATCACTGTCTTCTTCTTTGCAAAAGAAGGCTCGGACTGTAACTTGATCACAGTAAAGGAATTTCTTAAACCAGTCACAGTACCTTTTAAAGAAGGTCTGGGCCAGAAGTTTAGGCAACCATCTGGAACTGGAATTGATCTCTTCCTGGTTGATGAGGTGGAGTTGATAAAAGTGGGAGAATCAAATGTCTACCCCCTAGCTGTGAAAGCAGAAGCTTCTCCATCCAGTAATCAAGATTTTGATGAGCACCAGCAAGTACAATCTTCAGACTCACAGATTACACAGGCGAtttttgaaaagaaaaacaatGCTGGTTATGATGTGCGTGTGACGAAGCAGATCTTATGGGTAAGTGGAACCAGATATGAGTTGCAGGAGATTTACGGTATTGGCAACTCAGTTGGTGGTGAAACTGATGAAAATGATTCTGGAAAAGAATGTGTGATTTGTCTTTCAGAACCACGTGAAACCACTGTTCTGCCTTGTAGACATATG TGCATGTGTCGCGAATGTGCGAAGGTGCTGAGGTTCCAAACAAATCGATGCCCAATGTGCCGGCAGCTGGTGGAGCAGCTACTGGAGATCAAGATCCATAACAGAGCCGAGAAGTGA